A window of the Fusarium fujikuroi IMI 58289 draft genome, chromosome FFUJ_chr09 genome harbors these coding sequences:
- a CDS encoding related to HOL1 protein — MAERRDSFGMKPDVDAVEDIVKTPHHESHDASGTVNLYQDGTVVLVPTPSPDPKDPLNLPIWRKYMIILLVGFYSGISVLGTSGLGSVAPELYALYHNDNAKRVSDLLTYPTLFMGIGNLLSMPLANAIGRRPVFLFSLLLLTVSGIWCACSKSLTSHIAGRNIFSLAAGQSEALAPLIVQEIHFLHQHGVKLSYFVGVQNTLTAALFTATTYIVPSLGLPWWYGIMTIINGFTMIMSIFFLAETRYDRPEDATEGAVHLKLDKNGNVAREGTNEVLYQVTTRNGVVLQPEKFGERTWRDDIKLFHGKADWKSLVSFYKDVGLSLILPPIFWIFILNGAFLGLYIYQASTFAVILVQPPYNFNGKLLGYVQLVQIIDCLLAVPLLGFGSDIICKFMSRRNKGVFEPEYRLIVLIIPAACAIISAIVYGHAAASPNDYHWIAIVAPYHLGFFSFLGANLVGITFVMDSYPNKSGPLLLVVCAGRGFVSFGLSYATVPSIQSLGYDGAMNILAIICGVLSALGIVMYFIGKRVREWARRRIWPKHHEE, encoded by the exons ATGGCTGAGCGACGCGATTCTTTCGGTATGAAACCTGACGtagatgctgttgaggacATCGTCAAGACGCCTCATCACGAGTCTCACGATGCATCTGGTACGGTTAATCTGTATCAAGATGGAACTGTTGTTCTTGTCCCGACGCCCAGTCCTGACCCCAAAG ATCCTCTCAACCTGCCCATCTGGCGCAAGTACATgatcatcctcctcgtcggctTCTACTCCGGCATCTCAGTCCTAGGAACTTCCGGTCTCGGCTCCGTCGCCCCAGAGCTCTACGCGCTTTATCACAACGACAATGCCAAGCGCGTCAGCGATTTACTCACGTATCCCACTCTCTTCATGGGAATTGGCAATTTGCTCTCTATGCCTCTCGCCAACGCCATCGGCCGACGACctgtctttctcttctccctgcTACTTCTGACAGTTTCTGGAATCTGGTGTGCTTGCTCAAAGTCGCTTACAAGCCATATCGCGGGACGCAATATCTTCAGTTTGGCTGCTGGACAGAGCGAGGCCCTTGCGCCTTTGATTGTGCAGGAGATTCActtccttcatcaacatggcgTCAAGCTGTCTTACTTTGTTGGTGTTCAGAATACCCTTACTGCTGCTCTCTTCACTGCGACTACGTACATCGTCCCATCGCTTGGATTGCCATGGTGGTATGGTATCATGACCAtcatcaatggcttcacgatgatcatgtccatcttcttcctcgctgAGACTCGCTACGACCGACCAGAAGACGCAACTG AGGGTGCTGTCCATCTAAAGCTCGACAAGAACGGCAATGTAGCCCGCGAGGGTACTAACGAGGTTCTGTACCAAGTCACGACCCGCAACGGCGTTGTTCTCCAGCCCGAGAAGTTCGGCGAGAGAACATGGCGCGACGACATAAAGTTGTTCCACGGCAAAGCTGACTGGAAGAGTCTTGTCTCATTCTACAAGGACGTCGGGCTGTCTCTCATCTTGCCGCCTATCTTCTGGATCTTCATTCTCAATGGTGCTTTCCTAGGTCTTTATATCTACCAGGCTTCAACATTTGCTGTTATTCTGGTACAGCCTCCCTATAACTTCAACGGCAAACTTCTCGGATATGTGCAGCTTGTTCAAATCATCGATTGCCTGCTTGCTGTTCCGCTGCTCGGATTTGGCTCGGACATCATCTGTAAATTCATGAGTCGACGAAACAAGGGTGTCTTCGAG CCTGAATATCGCCTTATTGTACTCATCATCCCAGCGGCATGTGCCATCATCTCAGCGATTGTCTACGGCCACGCAGCCGCTTCCCCCAACGACTATCACTGGATCGCCATCGTCGCTCCATAtcatcttggcttcttctctttcctcgGTGCTAACCTCGTCGGAATCACGTTCGTCATGGACAGTTATCCCAACAAGTCTgggcctcttcttctcgtcgtttGTGCCGGTCGAGGCTTCGTCTCATTCGGTTTGAGCTACGCAACCGTACCTTCGATTCAATCCCTTGGATATGACGGTGCTATGAACATTCTTGCTATTATCTGTGGTGTCCTGAGTGCCCTGGGTATTGTTATGTATTTCATTGGAAAGCGAGTTCGTGAGTGGGCGCGTCGACGTATCTGGCCCAAGCATCACGAGGAGTAG
- a CDS encoding related to HOL1, putative substrate-H+ antiporter — translation MADQIEAIPGTVHLVDAQGSMDSQHAKGAEHDIVLVPAPSAHPDDPLNWSPRRKYLSAYVLVIGICSSALYSTLGPLSESTGLSYSDLNSGTGYMFLFFGWGCIIWQAIAIQYGKRPVYLLTTLGTLGVMVWQPHVRSNGEWIATKILQGIFGAPIESLAEITVSDVFFTHERGKFIALYALALGYSNGIAPLIMGFINDGQGYQWVFYWCAIFCAVLLLIIFFFMEETKFDRAKYMTSNHIEGRTLSSANQTSTDPDTKDDLDTKHDAEQDQVATTTLTNVSAPNEAFDHDSTEFSKKSRISRLKPIERKNLRGENRLIKLISRPILLLAFPIISYAGFIYGCNIVWLSVLNATESMVLSNKPYNMPTSTVGLTFIAPLIGTTLACIYTGIFGDKFIIKMARRNGGFMEAEHRLWLFLPSLVLIPFGCILFGVGAYYEAHWFSIVFAMGVISFTTTAGSQISIAYCIDCYRDLASEALATAIIIRNTMAFGIGYGVTPWVVNLGYQNAFILGAFAGLAHNLTIFPVMKWGRALRQRSAEKYWNTVKEGADLDLNH, via the exons ATGGCAGATCAGATCGAGGCAATCCCCGGGACGGTCCACTTGGTCGACGCCCAGGGAAGTATGGACTCGCAGCACGCGAAAGGAGCGGAGCACGACATTGTTCTCGTCCCAGCTCCGTCAGCTCATCCGGACGATCCGCTGAACTGGTCGCCGAGGAGGAAATACCTCTCTGC ATATGTGCTTGTCATTGGCATCTGCTCTTCTGCGCTGTACTCGACTCTAGGACCTTTATCGGAGTCTACAGGTCTGAGCTACAGTGATTTGAACTCTGGAACAGGATACATG TTCCTTTTCTTTGGTTGGGGATGTATCATCTGGCAAGCCATTGCCATCCAGTACGGCAAGCGACCTGTGTATCTGTTGACGACACTGGGTACTCTC GGCGTCATGGTCTGGCAGCCTCACGTGCGATCCAACGGAGAGTGGATCGCGACCAAGATTCTGCAGGGCATATTTGGTGCGCCGATTGAGTCTTTGGCTGAGATTACTGTTTCAGATGTC TTCTTCACCCATGAACGCGGCAAGTTCATCGCTCTCTATGCTCTCGCACTCGGGTACAGCAACGGCATCGCCCCGCTTATCATGGGCTTCATTAACGATGGACAGGGCTATCAATGGGTATTT TACTGGTGCGCCATCTTCTGCGCTGTCCTGCTACTcattatcttcttcttcatggaGGAGACCAAGTTTGATCGGGCAAAGTACATGACAAGCAACCACATCGAGGGACGGACCTTATCTAGTGCTAATCAGACCTCGACCGACCCTGATACCAAAGACGATCTCGATACGAAACATGACgctgaacaagatcaagtcgCGACTACCACTCTCACTAACGTCAGCGCACCTAATGAGGCTTTCGACCATGACAGCACAGAGTTCAGCAAGAAATCCCGCATCTCCCGTCTCAAACCGATCGAACGTAAGAACCTGAGAGGTGAGAATAgactcatcaagctcatcagccGACCGATTCTCCTCCTTGCGTTTCCCATCATCTCATATGCTGGGTTCATCTACGGTTGCAACATCGTCTGGCTGTCTGTCCTGAACGCGACTGAGTCTATGGTTCTTTCGAATAAGCCTTATAATATGCCTACTTCGACTGTCGGGCTGACGTTCATCGCTCCACTCATCGGAACGACCCTTGC GTGCATTTATACTGGAATCTTTGGCGATaagttcatcatcaagatggcGCGACGGAACGGCGGTTTTATGGAGGCTGAGCACCGACTATGGCTCTTTCTGCCCTCTCTCGTTCTCATTCCCTTTGGATGCATCTTGTTTGGTGTCGGAGCCTATTACGAGGCTCATTGGTTCTCCATCGTCTTTGCCATGGGTGTCATCTCCTTCACCACGACTGCTGGTTCGCAGATCTCGATTGCGTACTGCATCGACTGCTATCGCGATCTCGCAAGTGAAGCTTTAGCCACTGCCATCATTATCCGAAACACGATGGCGTTCGGTATCGGATACGG TGTCACTCCTTGGGTTGTCAACCTTGGCTATCAGAATGCTTTCATCCTGGGTGCGTTCGCGGGCCTGGCACATAACCTGACCATCTTCCCTGTCATGAAATGGGGCCGGGCGCTGCGTCAGCGGAGTGCGGAGAAGTATTGGAATACTGTCAAGGAGGGAGCAGACCTTGACCTCAACCATTAA
- a CDS encoding related to low-affinity hexose transporter HXT3 produces MLGNKSFTVNGAACGAEALVLALITSLGGFLFGYDTGQISAMLLFRDYVDRFAQTDDDGTKYWVPAIQGILVSLMSIGCLIGALSGSYTADWYGRRWSLTIFVVIFLLGNVIQITAMYSWVHMMIGRLIAGLGVGALSIGVPMFQSECAPREIRGAVVSSYQLMICFGILISNIVNYGVREIEDNDASWRIVIAIEMAFSIPLGLGVLACPESPRWLAMREDWDGVRTSLARLRGMMSDVKNPIVEDNIQEMRILLEEERKVGQGSWLECFGVRNKGPKVLYRTLLGMAVQFFQQWTGANYFFYYGATIFESAGIDDPILVQLILGAINVGMTFFGIYSAEKFGRRWPLIIGGLWQTAWLLIFASVGTAIDPEGSSTSGIVMIVSACMFIASFAVSWGPLGWVVVGEVFPLRTRAKQASLATASNWLANFLISFLTPFADAGISYAFGYVFAGMNLIGTVIVYFFLYESKTLSLEHIDMMYCLPDLKAWESAKWTPPGYVSREKKDESYFEEMAAGKDAEKVVVHSDSGVE; encoded by the exons ATGCTTGGGAACAA ATCTTTCACTGTCAACGGGGCAGCCTGCGGAGCTGAGGCTCTGGTCTTGGCCCTCATCACCTCTCTTGGAGGCTTTCTGTTTGGCTATGATACTG GTCAAATCTCGGCTATGCTTTTATTCAGAGACTACGTCGATCGTTTCGCTCAGACAGACGATGACGGCACCAAATACTGGGTCCCCGCTATCCAAGGTATCCTCGTGTCTCTTATGAGCATCGGATGTCTCATTGGAGCGTTGTCAGGATCCTA CACTGCAGATTGGTATGGTAGAAGATGGAGTCTCACCATTTttgtcgtcatcttcctcctcggcaaCGTCATCCAAATTACGGCCATGTACTCATGGGTCCACATGATGATAGGCCGTCTCATCGCCGGTCTTGGTGTCGGCGCCCTCTCCATCGGCGTCCCCATGTTTCAGAGCGAGTGTGCACCGCGAGAAATTCGCGGTGCTGTCGTGTCATCATATCAGCTTATGATCTGTTTCGGCATTCTTATCTCTAACATTGTCAACTATGGCGTTCGAGAGATTGAAGATAACGATGCATCGTGGAGAATCGTTATCGCTATTGAGATGGCCTTCTCGATtcctcttggtcttggggtcTTGGCTTGTCCTGAATCTCCGAGATGGCTTGCTATGAGGGAGGATTGGGATGGCGTGAGGACATCGCTAGCGAGATTGAGGGGGATGATGAGTGATGTGAAGAACCCGATTGTTGAGGATAATATTCAGGAGATGAGGATTCTGCTTGAGGAGGAACGAAAGGTTGGACAGGGAAGCTGGTTGGAATGCTTTGGTGTGCGCAATAAGGGACCGAAGGTGCTGTACCGAACACTCCTTGGAATGGCGGTTCAGTTCTTTCAGCAGTGGACTGGCGCCAACTATTTCTTC TACTACGGAGCCACCATCTTTGAGTCTGCTGGCATTGACGACCCCATCCTCGTCCAACTCATCCTCGGCGCCATCAACGTCGGAATGACCTTCTTCGGTATTTACTCCGCAGAAAAGTTCGGCCGTCGCTGgcccctcatcatcggcggtTTATGGCAGACTGCTTGGCTACTTATCTTTGCTTCTGTCGGGACAGCCATTGACCCCGAGGGCAGCAGTACAAGCGGTATCGTCATGATTGTTTCCGCTTGCATGTTCATCGCCTCCTTCGCAGTCAGCTGGGGTCCACTTGGCTGGGTCGTTGTTGGAGAAGTCTTTCCTTTGCGCACTCGAGCCAAACAGGCTTCGTTGGCTACTGCGAGCAACTGGCTTGCAAACT TCCTCATTAGCTTCCTCACTCCATTCGCCGACGCTGGTATCTCTTACGCCTTTGGCTATGTGTTCGCCGGCATGAATCTGATTGGTACTGTCATCGTATACTTCTTCCTGTACGAGTCAAAGACTCTGAGTCTCGAGCATATCGACATGATGTACTGTCTGCCTGACCTCAAAGCATGGGAGAGCGCCAAGTGGACGCCTCCTGGGTATGTCAGCCGCGAAAAGAAGGATGAGTCTTATTTCGAGGAGATGGCTGCTGGGAAGGATGCAGAGAAGGTCGTTGTCCACAGCGACAGCGGGGTTGAGTGA
- a CDS encoding related to integral membrane protein PTH11: MDNRGKKLANINAVFFFVSFISLLLRFYVRLFIVKKFLVDDYFSIVGTSFFALSANFSTVSVKYGLGQHLEDVEISHIFMTVKWQPGPASFLWDSSQSGVCVGMDFTILATVLYSVPAILSDLATVSLSAVTVWKLELYIKTKVCLIPILSMGCKSCIAFIAQFPSLVKLKEPDLLWNAIDMAVWSTVEQGLAITACSLATLRPLLKLVRSRFPITENSSPTHLEMSPRDPSVTESNQHCPKSTSDTAVNSPMTRDINHSFKSLPEVPRLDIIDISETNSTRVDTHSQTEPDNLGIDAEGFEWLSGTIERTSSSILNRNIIQVSFN, translated from the exons ATGGATAACCGAGGGAAAAAGCTTGCTAACATCAATgcagtcttcttctttgtttcGTTTATCTCCCTTCTATTACGCTTTTATGTTCGACTGTTCATCGTGAAGAAATTCTTAGTCGATGATTACTTTAGCATTGTCGGAACA AGCTTCTTTGCTTTAAGTGCAAACTTTTCGACTGTGTCTGTCAAGTACGGGCTTGGACAACatctcgaggatgttgagatcaGCCATATCTTCATGACTGTAAAG TGGCAGCCAGG CCCTGCCTCTTTCTTATGGGATAGTAGCCAAAGTGGCGTATGTGTCGGAATGGACTTTACTATTTTGGCCACTGTATTGTATAGCGTACCGGCTATTTTGTCAGATTTGGCCACTGTTTCTCTTTCAGCTGTCACAGTATGGAAATTGgagctttatataaagacAAAGGTTTGTCTTATACCCATTCTCTCTATGGGTTGCAA ATCATGTATAGCATTCATTGCCCAATTTCCAAGCCTTGTAAAGCTTAAAGAGCCTGACCTTCTTT GGAACGCCATAGATATGGCAGTTTGGTCCACTGTTGAGCAGGGACTAGCCATTACAGCCTGCAGTCTTGCTACTCTGCGACCGTTGCTCAAATTGGTCAGGTCTAGGTTCCCAATTACAGAAAATTCGTCACCCACGCATCTTGAAATGTCGCCACGGGATCCGTCCGTAACTGAGAGCAACCAACACTGCCCTAAGAGTACCAGCGATACTGCAGTCAACAGTCCGATGACCCGGGATATAAACCACAGCTTCAAAAGCCTCCCTGAAGTTCCCAGACTAGACATAATTGATATAAGTGAAACAAACTCGACGAGAGTGGATACTCACTCGCAGACAGAGCCGGATAACTTGGGAATTGATGCCGAGGGATTTGAATGGCTTTCAGGGACTATCGAAAGAACCTCGAGCTCTATACtgaatagaaatataattcaagtctcttttaattaa
- a CDS encoding related to 3-(3-Hydroxyphenyl)propionate 2-hydroxylase, with protein MDSFSSGRPFDKACPSGLLLALLLAQKNIPSVVLESWPHLDTRLRATQYGVPATRIFRRAGILEDIRQASIAKFPSICWRRVSDHEKLISLNLSLVEDDADRMTILPLGEIIQILYRHCLERGGGLIDVRFNNEVTNVGQDEKSAYVDVNIKGQNKTEKARLSADYVVGCDGASSAVRRSLYGREWPGQTLPYRFVVQNVYYDGFQKHNWDGGNYMVDNDHWGLIARRGKGGLWRVTYGDPVTGLTDEEYLARRPAHMRAMLPGHPDPDQYRIEQTNLYNIHNRCAESFKVGRVILAGDAAHVCNPMGGYGCMTAVLDVGGLADCFIGYYHGLADEDILDKYAEVRRDIFVRYVDPRSIKNLNRVATSDPQTVLETDKFFGILKDLQKDEDSIRAFLLKVSSIEYDFTKHYKSNHNGLVL; from the exons ATGGACTCATTTTCTTCAGGTCGACCTTTTGACAAGGCAT GCCCCTCAGGCCTTCTTttagctcttcttcttgcccagAAAAACATCCCCTCTGTTGTTCTAGAGTCATGGCCGCATCTTGACACGCGTCTACGAGCAACTCAGTATGGAGTCCCCGCCACCCGCATCTTCCGTCGCGCTGGCATTCTTGAAGATATTCGCCAAGCCAGCATCGCGAAATTCCCTAGCATATGTTGGAGACGTGTCTCAGATCACGAGAAGCTCATTAGTCTGAATCTATcccttgttgaggatgatgccGATCGAATGACAATCTTACCCCTTGGCGAGATCATACAAATCTTGTACAGGCATTGCCTTGAGAGAGGAGGGGGATTGATCGACGTCAGGTTCAACAATGAGGTTACCAATGTCGGTCAGGACGAAAAGTCGGCCTATGTTGATGTCAACATCAAAGGCCAAAACAAGACAGAGAAAGCGAGACTTAGTGCCGACTACGTCGTCGGGTGCGATGGAGCATCCAGTGCCGTGCGACGCTCACTTTATGGTAGAGAATGGCCAGGTCAGACACTGCCGTACCGGTTTGTTGTTCAAAAT GTCTACTACGATGGCTTCCAAAAGCATAATTGGGATGGCGGAAACTACATGGTCGACAATGATCACTGGGGCCTCATCGCCCGAAGAGGAAAAGGTGGTCTGTGGCGCGTCACCTACGGAGATCCAGTCACGGGCCTGACGGACGAAGAGTACCTAGCCCGTCGACCTGCACACATGAGAGCAATGCTCCCAGGACATCCCGACCCAGATCAGTACCGAATCGAACAGACAAATCTATACAACATACACAATCGCTGTGCTGAGAGCTTCAAGGTCGGCCGCGTAATTCTAGCTGGTGATGCAGCGCATGTCTGCAACCCTATGGGAGGATATGGCTGCATGACTGCCGTCTTGGATGTCGGTGGTCTGGCCGATTGCTTCATCGGGTACTACCACGGACTAGCGGACGAGGATATACTCGATAAGTATGCAGAGGTCCGACGGGATATCTTTGTCCGATACGTTGATCCCAGATCGATCAAGAATCTCAATCGTGTGGCGACATCCGATCCTCAAACTGTCTTGGAGACGGACAAGTTCTTTGGTATCTTGAAGGATCTTCAAAAAGATGAAGATAGCATCAGAGCGTTTTTGTTG AAAGTCTCCAGTATTGAATATGATTTCACCAAGCATTATAAGAGCAACCACAACGGACTAGTTCTGTGA
- a CDS encoding pyridine nucleotide-disulfide oxidoreductase family protein yields MPSRIVIIGAGFAGVWSAFSAQRLINIKSKQQDIQVLVIAPEPWLTLRPRLYEPNPSNMKQPLGPLFASSGIRFLQGAVETIDTNSQTVHLKSPSGDESDIAYDRLVLAAGSAVVRPKSVAGLNEYAFDIDSIAAATKLESHIKNLASLPVSKARNTVVVCGGGFTGVEIATELPNMLKHIENPRMVLVESASVIGPELGEGPRPTIMKALESLGVELKFGASITSVESSGANISSGERIESMTVIWTAGVGATSLTQQIPGKKDTLSRLHVDQDLRVPGCPHVFATGDAAHAATDTKGNIAMPSCQHAVVLGRFSGHNAAADLLGEPTLPYSQPGYRTCLDLGSWGALLSNGWDRDVTMTGQIAKQVKRYVNQRVIILPDTAGEALDAADPASYDSESRLKHVLGVLGWTLRNCVGSNRTRLT; encoded by the coding sequence ATGCCAAGCAGAATTGTAATTATAGGTGCTGGTTTTGCCGGAGTTTGGAGCGCCTTCTCGGCCCAAcgtctcatcaacatcaaaagcAAACAGCAAGACATTCAAGTTCTCGTCATTGCTCCCGAACCATGGCTCACTCTCCGCCCACGCCTATACGAGCCTAATCCCTCGAATATGAAGCAACCCCTCGGACCTCTTTTCGCATCTTCTGGTATTAGGTTCCTACAAGGCGCCGTCGAGACAATCGACACAAACTCGCAGACCGTCCATCTCAAGTCTCCATCTGGCGATGAATCTGATATTGCTTACGATCGGCTTGTACTTGCAGCCGGAAGCGCAGTTGTGCGACCCAAAAGTGTCGCCGGTCTTAATGAGTATGCCTTTGATATTGATTCAATCGCTGCTGCGACCAAGCTTGAATCTCATATCAAGAATCTGGCATCCCTTCCAGTCAGCAAAGCTCGCAACACTGTGGTTGTGTGCGGTGGTGGCTTCACTGGCGTGGAGATTGCGACAGAGCTGCCAAATATGCTGAAGCACATTGAGAACCCTCGCATGGTTCTCGTTGAGAGTGCATCAGTTATTGGTCCCGAGCTCGGGGAAGGTCCTCGTCCCACCATTATGAAAGCCCTTGAaagtcttggtgttgaactCAAGTTCGGCGCTTCTATTACTTCAGTTGAATCAAGCGGAGCGAATATTTCGTCTGGAGAGCGGATCGAATCGATGACAGTCATCTGGACCGCTGGCGTAGGAGCGACGTCCCTGACTCAGCAAATTCCTGGGAAGAAGGATACGCTCTCCCGACTTCACGTCGACCAAGATCTCCGCGTCCCTGGCTGTCCTCACGTCTTTGCAACTGGTGACGCCGCCCATGCCGCCACCGATACAAAAGGCAATATCGCCATGCCATCATGCCAACACGCCGTCGTCCTCGGCCGTTTCTCAGGACACAACGCAGCAGCAGATCTCCTCGGCGAACCAACCCTGCCGTATTCTCAGCCTGGATACCGTACATGTCTCGACCTTGGCTCATGGGGTGCGTTGCTATCTAATGGCTGGGACAGGGATGTTACAATGACCGGGCAGATCGCAAAGCAGGTGAAGAGATACGTTAACCAGAGAGTGATCATCCTTCCGGATACCGCGGGGGAGGCACTGGATGCTGCAGATCCTGCTTCTTATGATTCTGAAAGCCGGCTTAAGCATGTTCTCGGGGTCTTGGGGTGGACGTTGCGCAATTGCGTTGGTAGCAACAGAACAAGGCTTACCTAG